GCCCCTCCCCCGTCGCGTATCCGTCCAGCGAGATGGCAAGGTTGTGCACTCTGAGCTTCGGCATGCGAGAACCCTAGCGCCGGCAGCCGACAATCATCAGCACGATCGACGTCGCCTCAGCGAAGCGTTCCCGCGGGCTGCAGCCGGTCGATGGCGTTCTTCCACGGCTTCACCCAGGTCATCTGCTCGGGGCTGAGCCGCTCCCCGCAAGCGCTGCAGACTCCCCCGTCGTGTGTCTCGTGTCCGCAGCTCTCGTGGATCATCGCCATGTGAGCGCCGCCCTCGGGCATCGCCGTGTGCCGCTCCCCCCAGAGGGCGAGCTGCTGCAGGATCGGCAGCAGCTCGGCTGCCGCTTCCGTCGCCGCATAGCCCTGCCGGGTGCGTGTGCCGTCGAGGTAGTCCACGCGCGTCAACAGACCCGCGTCGACCATCGCCGACAGTCGACGACTGAGCACAGGCTCGGAGATCTGCAGGTTCTCGCGCAGTGCATCGAAGCGTCCGCGCCCGTGCAGCACATCTCTGACGATGAGCAGCACCCACGGGTCGCCGAGCACGTCGAGCGAACGACGGATCGGGCAGAACTCCTCGGACCAGTCCGACCTCAGTGGCATGACACTCCCCCTCCGGTGGCGGCAGACGTTCCGACTAGTGTAGCTTTCTTCACGAAAGCTACATACCCCTGATGCTGAGGCCTCTACGATGACCCCTCCCTCCGAGCCGACGAATGCCGACTGGCGCGACGGCACCCCCACCCGGCGCCGCATCCACCCCGCATGGTGGGTCGCCGCCGTCGCCTTCCTCGCCCTGCTCGCCGCAGCCGGCTTCCGAGCCGCGCCGGGCGCCCTCATGGTGCCGCTCAACGAGGAGTTCGGCTGGTCGACGACGGTCATGTCCCTCGCGGTCAGCGTCAATCTGCTGCTCTACGGGCTGACCGCACCGTTCGCCGCCGCACTCATGGATCGCTTCGGCGTGCGCCAGGTCGTCGCCACCGCGCTCACCCTGGTCGCCCTCGGCGCCGGCGGCAGTGTGCTGATGACCGCGTCCTGGCAACTGCTCCTGTTCTGGGGACTTCTCATCGGACTCGGTACCGGATCGATGGCGCTGGTGTTCGCCGCGACGATCGCCAACCGATGGTTCGTCCGTCGTCGAGGGCTGGTGATGGGGATCCTCACCGCGGGCTCTGCGACCGGTCAATTGATCTTCCTTCCTCCGGTGGCAGCCCTCGCCGAGAGCGCCGGCTGGCGCACGGCCTCCCTGCTGGTGGCAGGAGTCGCCCTCGCAGCAGTGCCCGTGGTGTGGCTCGTGCTGCGTGATCACCCCGAGGATCGCGGAGTGTTCCCCCTCGGCGCCGATCCCGCCACCTACGTTCCGCCCGCGCGGGCCACGGGGAACGCCGCCACACGCGCGCTCGAGGGACTCGCCTTCGCCTCGAAGAAGCCGTCGTTCTGGGCGCTGGTCTTCGCGTTCGCGATCTGCGGCGCGACGACCAACGGGCTCATCGGCATCCATTTCATCCCGTCGGCACACGACCACGGGATGGCCACCACGACCGCGGCGGGCCTGCTCGCTGTGGTGGGCATCTTCGACATCGCCGGCACGATCGCATCGGGCTGGCTCACCGACAAGTTCGATCCGCGCATCCTCCTCGTCACGTACTACGCGTTCCGGGGCGTCGGCCTGGTTCTCCTCCCCTGGCTCCTCTCCGATGTCGTGCATCCGAGCATGGTGCTGTTCGTCGTGATCTACGGCCTGGACTGGGTCGCCACGGTTCCGCCCACTGCGGCGTTGTGTCGCGAGATCTTCGGCGATCGCGGCACGATCGTGTTCGGCTGGGTCTTCGCGGCGCACCAGATCGGGGCGGCCGCGGCTGCACTGGGAGCGGGCGTCATCCGAGACGTGTTCGGCACCTATACGTACGCGTGGTGGGGTGGGGCTGCGCTCTGCGCGATCGCCGCGCTGTTGTCACTCGTGATCAGGCGCCCGCAGATCCTCCGCCCTGCGCCCACCGAAGCCGTGCGAGCGGAGTAGCGCTCGATCCGCGCGGCGGCATCGGCGAGGATGCACCGCGTCATCATCATGTGGTTGACTATCCCCCGTTTGCTTCGCCGGTGCCGTCGACCGACCGCACTTTCTCAAGGGGGGAAATCCATGAACCGTCACATCATCGCCTGGACGATCGCAGCCGTCGCCGTCCTCGGACTCGCCGGGTGCTCCGGCACGCCGAGCACCGACGAGTCGGGTCCGAAGACCGAGAGCTCCGCGCCCGCCGTGGAGCAGGAGTCCGACCAGAGCGTCGCAGACGCGTGCACGCAGGCCGCCACGCAGGTGCAGGCGGCCACCCAGTCGCTCT
The sequence above is drawn from the Candidatus Microbacterium colombiense genome and encodes:
- a CDS encoding MFS transporter, whose amino-acid sequence is MTPPSEPTNADWRDGTPTRRRIHPAWWVAAVAFLALLAAAGFRAAPGALMVPLNEEFGWSTTVMSLAVSVNLLLYGLTAPFAAALMDRFGVRQVVATALTLVALGAGGSVLMTASWQLLLFWGLLIGLGTGSMALVFAATIANRWFVRRRGLVMGILTAGSATGQLIFLPPVAALAESAGWRTASLLVAGVALAAVPVVWLVLRDHPEDRGVFPLGADPATYVPPARATGNAATRALEGLAFASKKPSFWALVFAFAICGATTNGLIGIHFIPSAHDHGMATTTAAGLLAVVGIFDIAGTIASGWLTDKFDPRILLVTYYAFRGVGLVLLPWLLSDVVHPSMVLFVVIYGLDWVATVPPTAALCREIFGDRGTIVFGWVFAAHQIGAAAAALGAGVIRDVFGTYTYAWWGGAALCAIAALLSLVIRRPQILRPAPTEAVRAE
- a CDS encoding helix-turn-helix domain-containing protein, producing the protein MPLRSDWSEEFCPIRRSLDVLGDPWVLLIVRDVLHGRGRFDALRENLQISEPVLSRRLSAMVDAGLLTRVDYLDGTRTRQGYAATEAAAELLPILQQLALWGERHTAMPEGGAHMAMIHESCGHETHDGGVCSACGERLSPEQMTWVKPWKNAIDRLQPAGTLR